DNA from Streptomyces rishiriensis:
TGCTCGGGCTCGCACTTGACCGTGATGATCTGTTCGTCCGGGTCGTCGGTGACGATCAGGAACACCTTGTCCGCGACCTTGTACACGTCGAGTTCGGGGGTGAAGGGGCGGCCGTGGCTGACGTCGGGGAGGGCGAGGGCCGCCTTACGGGCGGTGTCCTGGAGGCGGTCACCGGCCCCGCTCACCGAGCCGCCTGCGTGCTGGTGCCGTAGGTGTGCGGGTCGACGGGTCGCTCGGCCTTGGGCAGATGGGCGACGACGAGCAGGTAGGAGTCGGTGACGAGTTCCCTGGCGAGCTGCTTGTCGATGCCTGTCCCGCCCTCCAGCGTGATCCAGTGCTTCTTGTTCATGTGGTAGCCGGGGGTGATGTGGCTGTTGCTCTCCCGGAGAGCGTGGGCCTCGCCGGGGTCCGCCTTGAGGATCACGACGGGGCGCCCGGGGACCTCGGTCATCAGCATGAACACCTTGCCTCGTACCTTGAAGACCTCCCAGTCCGGACCGAAGGGATGCTCCAACTGCGCTCCGGGCAGTTCCTCCGCGCACTCGGCGGCGAACTTCTGCAGGGTCGATCCGTTCATGAGTGTTTCCTTTCCCAGGTGGTGGCGGGCCGGGCGTCGGCCACGGACGGCACGCACCATCCTTTTCCCTGAAGCGGGCGAAAC
Protein-coding regions in this window:
- a CDS encoding MmcQ/YjbR family DNA-binding protein produces the protein MNGSTLQKFAAECAEELPGAQLEHPFGPDWEVFKVRGKVFMLMTEVPGRPVVILKADPGEAHALRESNSHITPGYHMNKKHWITLEGGTGIDKQLARELVTDSYLLVVAHLPKAERPVDPHTYGTSTQAAR